One window of Rasiella rasia genomic DNA carries:
- a CDS encoding bestrophin family protein: MYTKRNYGFFMTLNWSKKPLLVGLLYAGILFFLFYFIDFRFYLPWQPLGLIGIAVAFYLGFKNNSSYDRTWEARKIWGSMVNNSRTFGAAVVSFVQGDNHAEIKKELIYRHIAWLIALRHQLRLARPWEHTEERIKKLYFADVCADYDQAVHNDLSHFLTEAEQNELDTYSNRATQILRLQSQRLQELRDAQHFEDFRHMEFHHLIQTFYEDQGKSERIKNFPFPRQYASTAYWLTIVFCAFVPFGLLEIFNPTLGWMYWMGPIISGIIIWVFFLMEKIGDYSENPFEGTYNDVPITAIARGIEIDLRQMIDDTNIPKPTEAVDGFLM; encoded by the coding sequence ATGTACACCAAACGCAACTACGGGTTTTTTATGACACTTAACTGGTCTAAAAAACCACTGCTCGTCGGACTCTTATATGCTGGGATCCTTTTTTTCCTGTTTTACTTTATCGATTTTCGCTTTTACCTGCCCTGGCAACCCCTGGGGCTTATAGGTATTGCCGTGGCCTTTTATCTGGGTTTTAAGAACAACAGCTCCTACGATCGTACCTGGGAAGCCCGAAAAATATGGGGAAGTATGGTAAACAACAGTCGAACGTTTGGCGCTGCCGTGGTCTCCTTTGTGCAAGGCGACAACCATGCCGAAATAAAGAAAGAGCTCATCTACCGGCACATTGCGTGGCTCATCGCCCTACGCCACCAGCTACGTCTGGCCCGCCCCTGGGAACACACCGAAGAGCGAATCAAAAAACTCTATTTCGCCGATGTCTGTGCCGATTACGATCAGGCCGTTCATAACGACCTGTCGCATTTCCTTACAGAAGCTGAACAAAACGAACTGGACACCTACTCCAACCGCGCCACACAGATTCTGCGGCTTCAGTCACAACGCTTACAGGAGTTGCGAGACGCCCAACATTTTGAGGATTTTCGCCATATGGAATTTCACCACCTCATACAAACCTTTTACGAAGACCAAGGCAAGAGCGAGCGTATTAAAAACTTTCCGTTTCCACGGCAGTATGCCTCTACCGCCTATTGGCTTACCATTGTGTTTTGTGCTTTTGTCCCTTTCGGACTCTTGGAAATATTTAACCCCACCCTGGGGTGGATGTATTGGATGGGCCCGATCATTTCTGGCATCATTATCTGGGTGTTCTTTCTAATGGAAAAAATAGGCGACTATAGCGAAAACCCTTTCGAAGGCACCTATAACGACGTACCCATCACCGCCATTGCCCGAGGTATCGAAATAGACCTACGCCAAATGATAGACGACACCAACATCCCCAAACCTACTGAGGCTGTTGACGGGTTTTTGATGTGA
- a CDS encoding MvaI/BcnI restriction endonuclease family protein — translation MRKLTYEEQDRIKLLTKNQVSLTLIEPTETGLKKSIMDATGSVRSYLKSENIHDYELQNQGTESKRIISSIIHTGFKTVKSKASLYRPSTKNGDPRIWFYGLRKVADPNDIIAITFYDDNFQVFNLTKLDVRELINSSIQNPFKDLVNAINATENEVAFELLTMLRKIASSGPIPSMVDADTSVGRTLETALGIDINSSKQPDYKGIELKSFRSGRTNRKNLFAQVPDWNLSKFKSSAEILDNFGYERDNDFKLYCTVSTITRNSQGLNLRVDSETKLLIENSDKAEVGDFVVWTLDKLHKRLKLKHKETFWVEAESTRINGREHFQYKLVEHTKKPITSQFDLLIEQGIITLDHLIKRNAKGKVVEKGPLFKIKPRGIELLFPPSESYYLLDN, via the coding sequence GTGAGAAAACTAACTTACGAAGAACAAGATAGAATTAAATTACTGACCAAAAACCAAGTTTCTCTTACTTTAATAGAACCAACCGAAACCGGATTAAAAAAATCCATTATGGATGCTACTGGTTCTGTTCGTAGTTATTTGAAAAGTGAAAACATTCACGATTATGAATTGCAAAATCAAGGAACAGAAAGTAAGAGAATAATATCATCAATTATTCATACTGGTTTTAAGACTGTTAAATCGAAAGCTTCTTTATATCGTCCATCAACTAAAAATGGAGACCCAAGAATTTGGTTTTATGGTTTAAGAAAAGTGGCTGACCCAAATGACATTATTGCAATCACTTTTTACGATGATAATTTTCAAGTTTTCAATCTAACAAAATTAGATGTAAGAGAATTGATTAATTCTTCAATCCAGAATCCGTTCAAGGACTTAGTAAACGCCATAAATGCGACTGAGAATGAAGTCGCATTTGAGCTTTTGACTATGTTAAGAAAAATAGCAAGTTCAGGTCCAATTCCGTCAATGGTAGATGCGGATACTTCTGTTGGTCGAACCCTTGAAACAGCTCTCGGTATAGATATTAATTCTTCCAAACAGCCAGACTACAAAGGAATTGAACTCAAGTCATTCAGGAGCGGTAGAACAAATCGAAAAAATTTGTTTGCGCAAGTGCCTGATTGGAATTTAAGTAAGTTTAAAAGTTCAGCAGAAATTCTTGATAATTTTGGATATGAGCGTGATAACGATTTTAAGCTTTATTGTACGGTTTCGACTATTACTAGAAATTCGCAAGGTTTGAATTTAAGAGTTGATAGTGAGACTAAACTACTAATTGAAAACTCTGATAAAGCAGAAGTTGGTGATTTTGTGGTTTGGACATTAGACAAGCTTCATAAGCGATTGAAATTAAAGCACAAAGAAACATTTTGGGTAGAAGCTGAAAGCACAAGAATAAATGGAAGAGAGCATTTTCAGTATAAGTTAGTAGAACATACTAAAAAGCCAATTACATCTCAATTTGATTTATTAATTGAGCAAGGAATTATAACCCTTGACCATTTGATTAAGAGAAATGCGAAAGGTAAAGTAGTAGAGAAAGGGCCGCTTTTTAAAATTAAGCCTAGAGGCATTGAACTTTTATTTCCGCCAAGTGAAAGTTATTATTTATTGGATAATTAA
- a CDS encoding ClpP family protease, giving the protein MEKKQKAQDRIDHQQLEDRTIFLWGMVDDKSARHVVDRLLYLDSVSHDEIKLYINSPGGYVTSGFSMYDTIKQIKSPVSTICTGLAASMGSILLSVGEKGRRFIQPHARVMIHQPSGGARGPASDIEITAQEILKTKEISARILADNCGQDFDKVLKDFNRDHWMDAEESVKYGIVDGVLS; this is encoded by the coding sequence ATGGAAAAGAAACAAAAAGCACAAGATAGAATAGATCACCAACAACTTGAAGACCGCACCATTTTTTTATGGGGTATGGTAGACGACAAAAGTGCGCGCCATGTGGTAGATAGACTGTTGTATTTAGACAGTGTTAGTCACGATGAAATTAAATTATATATTAATAGTCCTGGTGGGTACGTAACCTCGGGATTTAGTATGTATGATACCATTAAACAAATTAAAAGTCCGGTGTCTACTATTTGCACGGGATTGGCTGCAAGTATGGGAAGTATTTTACTTTCGGTAGGTGAAAAGGGAAGACGTTTTATACAGCCACATGCGCGCGTGATGATTCATCAGCCAAGTGGTGGTGCACGTGGTCCAGCAAGCGATATTGAGATTACTGCACAAGAAATTTTAAAGACAAAAGAGATTAGCGCACGTATTTTGGCTGATAACTGTGGTCAGGATTTCGATAAGGTACTCAAAGACTTTAACCGCGACCACTGGATGGATGCTGAGGAGAGTGTAAAGTATGGAATTGTTGATGGGGTACTTTCGTAG
- the trxA gene encoding thioredoxin, translated as MALEITDATFEETVLKSDKPVVVDFWAAWCGPCRMVGPVIDELSKDYEGKAVVGKVDVDANQEFAAKYGVRNIPTVLVFNNGELVGRQVGVAPKNVYAEAIDGLLN; from the coding sequence ATGGCTTTAGAAATAACAGACGCAACATTTGAAGAAACAGTATTAAAAAGTGACAAGCCTGTAGTGGTAGACTTTTGGGCAGCTTGGTGCGGGCCTTGCCGTATGGTAGGACCAGTAATAGACGAGCTAAGCAAAGACTACGAAGGTAAAGCAGTGGTAGGAAAGGTAGATGTAGATGCTAACCAAGAATTTGCTGCGAAATACGGAGTGCGTAATATTCCAACAGTGTTAGTTTTTAATAACGGTGAATTGGTTGGACGCCAAGTAGGTGTTGCTCCTAAAAATGTATACGCAGAAGCAATTGACGGATTATTAAACTAA
- the dcm gene encoding DNA (cytosine-5-)-methyltransferase: MATINFYLDKPDKKGFAPIHLRINCNGSQVKVSTGQKVEPKNFDKSKQKATGLTVESHEINHYLDFLRERADELLHHSNKKTFIQNEVKRILNEHIENYKENNYVNIVKEQVSLYGKPFTFVDLFAGAGGFSEGFLQAEYNNKYFDFVLANDINENCELTHVVRYNHQLGLDAEFLKQDITEPDFLDNLLKKINGRKIDVVCGGPPCQSFSLAGKRKKFDKKDDLFFHYLEVIKVLQPKYFVMENVKGILTKEKGKIKELVLKEINSIVDIKEIPQLILFINKIRKESNSFLCDALIKRVELEKLLEKDKEIGKADFINFVEKRFKKITPKIADYKTSKTDEKINTIRHGFNLLARAKEWDKLKRDIIKEKDFCNIDSDNFVDAFTDFLTEIGSENVIIKIENSFKSLKVPSNYKKDCDDIITALKIYTTSFDESIEILKSDCNAKMKRELETILESIRLYKIEQPFVANASNYGVPQNRERVLFIGCRKDQKFISEIPSTVSEEEKVTIFEALYDLDFIGNNQEAHRYEEIDISSQYNGVAKEMSKLLKKRKIDGKPILRGGKSFAEWSRKGRLIERFKPQTKPFYVRNTEGLENGEKFFDILNNHKTSNQNETVIERLGVILKNGDYKKAQPELKKLNLATNKRNYNVLKPDEQSSTIMTIADDYIHYNSPRSLTVREMARLQSFDDSFVFQGKRSTGGNNRKTEVPQYTLVGNAVPPLLARAVASEILKNIK, from the coding sequence ATGGCTACAATTAACTTTTATTTGGACAAACCTGACAAAAAAGGATTTGCGCCAATTCATTTAAGAATAAACTGCAATGGAAGTCAAGTTAAGGTTTCAACTGGACAGAAAGTCGAACCGAAAAATTTTGATAAATCAAAACAGAAAGCAACTGGATTGACTGTAGAATCTCATGAAATCAATCATTATTTGGATTTTTTAAGAGAAAGAGCTGACGAGCTTTTACATCATTCTAATAAAAAGACTTTTATTCAAAACGAAGTTAAACGCATCTTAAATGAACATATCGAAAACTACAAAGAAAACAATTATGTAAACATTGTTAAAGAACAAGTTTCACTTTACGGAAAACCATTCACTTTCGTTGATTTATTTGCTGGTGCTGGTGGATTTAGTGAAGGGTTTTTGCAAGCTGAATATAATAACAAATATTTTGATTTTGTTTTGGCGAATGATATAAATGAGAATTGTGAATTAACGCATGTTGTCCGCTACAATCATCAATTGGGGTTAGATGCGGAATTTTTAAAGCAAGACATTACAGAACCAGATTTTTTGGACAACTTATTGAAAAAAATTAATGGGAGAAAAATCGATGTGGTTTGTGGTGGTCCTCCATGTCAAAGTTTTAGTCTTGCAGGAAAAAGAAAAAAATTCGACAAGAAGGATGACCTTTTTTTTCACTATTTAGAAGTAATAAAGGTTTTACAACCCAAATACTTTGTTATGGAAAATGTCAAAGGAATTTTAACTAAAGAAAAAGGAAAAATTAAAGAGCTGGTTCTTAAAGAAATAAACTCTATAGTCGATATTAAAGAAATTCCTCAACTGATCTTGTTTATTAATAAAATCCGGAAAGAGTCAAATTCTTTTCTTTGTGATGCGCTTATTAAAAGAGTAGAACTTGAAAAACTACTTGAAAAGGATAAAGAAATCGGAAAGGCTGATTTCATCAATTTCGTTGAAAAAAGATTCAAAAAAATAACACCAAAAATCGCAGACTATAAAACCAGTAAGACGGACGAAAAAATCAATACAATTCGGCATGGTTTTAATCTTTTGGCGAGAGCAAAGGAATGGGATAAATTAAAGCGTGATATTATTAAAGAAAAAGACTTTTGCAATATTGACAGTGATAATTTTGTAGATGCATTTACCGATTTTTTAACCGAAATAGGCTCCGAAAATGTCATTATAAAAATTGAAAATTCATTTAAGTCTCTAAAGGTTCCATCCAATTACAAAAAAGATTGTGATGATATCATAACGGCTTTAAAAATCTACACAACATCATTTGATGAATCCATTGAGATATTAAAATCTGATTGTAATGCTAAAATGAAAAGGGAATTAGAAACTATTCTTGAAAGCATAAGACTCTATAAAATTGAACAACCATTTGTCGCTAACGCTTCAAATTATGGAGTTCCTCAAAATAGAGAAAGAGTACTTTTTATTGGTTGTCGTAAAGACCAAAAATTTATTTCTGAAATTCCTTCAACAGTTTCCGAAGAAGAGAAAGTAACTATTTTTGAAGCTTTGTACGATTTAGACTTTATTGGTAACAATCAAGAAGCTCATCGTTATGAAGAAATTGATATTTCTTCTCAATACAACGGAGTTGCAAAGGAAATGTCTAAATTACTAAAGAAAAGAAAAATTGATGGAAAACCAATTTTAAGAGGCGGAAAATCATTTGCGGAATGGTCAAGAAAAGGAAGGCTAATTGAACGCTTTAAACCTCAGACAAAACCGTTTTACGTAAGAAATACTGAAGGATTAGAGAATGGAGAAAAATTTTTCGACATACTTAATAATCACAAAACAAGTAATCAGAATGAAACCGTTATAGAAAGACTTGGAGTGATTTTAAAAAATGGTGATTATAAAAAAGCGCAACCGGAACTTAAAAAATTAAATCTAGCTACAAACAAAAGAAACTACAATGTTTTAAAACCAGACGAGCAGAGCTCTACTATAATGACCATTGCGGATGATTACATTCATTATAATTCTCCAAGGTCATTAACGGTTAGGGAAATGGCACGATTGCAATCATTTGATGATTCATTCGTCTTTCAAGGCAAACGCTCAACAGGTGGGAACAATAGAAAAACCGAAGTGCCACAATATACTTTAGTAGGTAATGCTGTCCCACCGTTATTGGCAAGGGCAGTGGCAAGCGAAATTTTAAAAAATATCAAGTGA
- a CDS encoding sensor histidine kinase, producing MNETSLSNEEHMVNNLEPKIYTKLLAALKSGIWHFNFQTQEVALDTSFFDVIGFDSDTVPVQKIQDVIRLVHPREQQQFDFLFAPDFKTFPVKFSFEFRILHKEKKWIWLENHCEIIADNDEKLPKKLTGFVQDVTERKENELLSIKYEDLLRKTNEAASIGTWEVDLVANEISWSDVTKQIHEVAPNYKPELATGINFYKEGLHRTKITELFETCVAKGRGFDDEFLIETNTGKEKWVRSIGIAVMEKGVCTKVYGVFQDIDDKTRALERLAKAEEKFRQTFDFAGVGLAMVGMDTNWIRVNQSLCAMLGYTMEEFLQLTYLDFTHPDDLEADKVLFSQALEGNIGDYKTEKRYLHKNGKVIWTILTVSLVRDENGEPLHFLSQVNNISKIKRAENKVKELLEITKDQNDRLLNFAHIVSHNLRSHSGNLEMLLGLIKMDNPEISELELFPLLESAVSQLGETVHNLNEVAVLNTKTELNLENLNLSDYVNKAIANINTLVLDNSVKLENRVDSAIMVSAIPAYLDSIILNFLTNAIKYQSNERIPEIVVEAIKEKNFIKMSIKDNGLGIDLDAHGKKLFGMYKTFHKHEDSRGLGLFITRNQIEAMGGKVDVASEVNRGTTFFIYLLNEEN from the coding sequence ATGAACGAAACTAGTCTCTCTAATGAAGAGCATATGGTCAATAACCTCGAACCTAAAATTTATACAAAATTACTTGCTGCATTAAAATCTGGAATTTGGCATTTTAATTTTCAAACGCAAGAAGTTGCATTAGATACCTCATTTTTTGATGTTATCGGATTTGACTCTGATACCGTTCCTGTACAGAAAATTCAGGACGTTATTAGATTGGTACATCCAAGAGAACAACAACAATTCGATTTCTTGTTCGCGCCCGATTTTAAAACTTTTCCTGTGAAGTTTTCATTTGAGTTTAGAATTCTTCACAAAGAAAAAAAGTGGATTTGGTTAGAGAATCATTGTGAAATTATTGCTGACAATGATGAAAAATTGCCAAAGAAATTAACCGGATTTGTGCAAGATGTTACAGAGCGTAAAGAAAATGAACTACTCTCAATTAAATATGAAGATTTACTAAGAAAAACAAATGAAGCTGCTTCTATCGGTACTTGGGAAGTCGATTTAGTAGCCAATGAAATTAGCTGGAGTGACGTAACCAAACAGATTCATGAAGTAGCTCCTAATTACAAACCTGAATTAGCTACAGGTATTAATTTTTACAAAGAAGGTTTACATCGTACAAAAATCACTGAACTGTTTGAGACGTGTGTCGCTAAAGGAAGGGGCTTTGATGATGAGTTCTTAATTGAGACCAATACAGGTAAGGAAAAATGGGTTCGCTCTATTGGTATAGCCGTGATGGAGAAGGGAGTCTGTACAAAAGTGTACGGGGTTTTTCAAGACATTGATGATAAAACAAGAGCCTTAGAACGACTTGCTAAAGCTGAAGAAAAATTTAGACAAACGTTTGATTTTGCAGGAGTTGGACTTGCTATGGTGGGGATGGACACTAACTGGATTAGAGTTAATCAAAGCCTTTGCGCTATGTTGGGATATACCATGGAAGAATTTCTTCAATTAACCTATCTTGATTTTACGCATCCTGACGATTTAGAGGCCGATAAAGTTTTATTCTCACAAGCCTTAGAAGGGAACATTGGAGATTATAAAACTGAAAAGCGCTATCTACACAAAAATGGCAAAGTAATTTGGACAATATTGACAGTCTCATTAGTGCGTGACGAAAACGGAGAACCGCTTCATTTTTTATCCCAAGTCAATAATATTTCAAAAATAAAAAGGGCAGAAAATAAGGTTAAAGAATTATTAGAGATTACAAAAGACCAAAACGATCGGTTATTAAACTTTGCGCATATTGTATCTCACAATTTAAGATCGCATTCTGGGAATTTAGAAATGTTATTAGGTCTCATTAAAATGGATAACCCAGAAATTTCAGAATTAGAATTGTTTCCATTACTAGAAAGCGCGGTAAGTCAGCTTGGAGAAACAGTGCATAATTTAAATGAAGTGGCTGTTTTAAATACAAAAACTGAGCTTAACCTTGAAAACCTTAACCTAAGTGACTATGTAAATAAGGCAATAGCTAATATAAATACCTTGGTCTTAGATAACTCTGTGAAACTTGAAAATAGAGTAGATAGTGCAATAATGGTATCTGCAATCCCGGCATACCTAGACAGTATCATCCTAAACTTTCTTACCAATGCCATAAAATACCAGTCAAATGAACGAATTCCAGAAATAGTTGTTGAAGCTATTAAAGAAAAGAATTTTATTAAGATGAGTATTAAAGATAATGGCTTAGGAATCGATTTAGATGCTCATGGTAAAAAACTATTTGGAATGTACAAAACATTTCATAAACACGAAGACTCAAGAGGCTTGGGCTTGTTTATTACAAGAAATCAAATTGAAGCGATGGGTGGAAAAGTTGATGTTGCTAGCGAAGTGAATAGAGGAACAACATTTTTTATATATTTACTTAATGAAGAAAATTGA
- a CDS encoding DUF58 domain-containing protein: protein MDIEKQINEITGFKNLELLATQVVEGFISGLHKSPFHGFSAEFAEHKIYNNGESTKHIDWKLYAKTDKLYTKRYEEETNLRCHLIIDNSSSMHYPMLKEQGINSLNKIGFSVLASAAIMNLLKRQRDAVGMSIYSDGYDFYSNEKGSERHHQMLLQHLNNAILQLRKEVKTRTYTHLHLIAEKLKRRSLVFLFTDMFQDDAEEEKLFEALQHLKYNKHEVVLFHTFDKSKELSFDFNNRPRRFVDVETGEHINLYADNVKETYEHAVKTYFDTLKLKCGQYRIKYIQADVNAGFNKILTTYLVERQKFG, encoded by the coding sequence ATGGATATAGAAAAACAAATAAACGAAATCACGGGCTTTAAAAACCTCGAGCTTCTTGCTACTCAGGTGGTAGAGGGTTTCATTTCTGGGTTGCATAAGAGTCCGTTTCATGGTTTTTCTGCGGAATTTGCTGAGCATAAAATTTACAACAACGGCGAGAGTACCAAACACATAGATTGGAAACTCTACGCTAAAACAGATAAGTTGTATACAAAACGCTATGAGGAAGAGACCAACCTAAGATGTCATCTTATTATAGACAATAGTAGCTCGATGCATTATCCAATGTTAAAGGAGCAAGGAATTAATTCTTTGAATAAGATTGGCTTCTCGGTTTTAGCCAGTGCTGCCATTATGAATTTACTGAAACGGCAACGCGATGCGGTGGGAATGAGCATTTATAGTGATGGGTACGACTTCTATTCTAACGAAAAAGGAAGTGAACGACACCACCAAATGTTATTACAACATTTAAATAATGCAATATTACAATTACGTAAGGAGGTAAAGACAAGGACGTACACGCATCTACATTTAATTGCTGAAAAATTAAAGCGTCGTAGTTTGGTATTTTTGTTTACAGATATGTTTCAGGATGATGCTGAAGAAGAAAAGTTGTTTGAAGCATTACAGCATTTAAAATACAATAAACATGAGGTAGTGTTGTTTCATACGTTTGATAAAAGTAAGGAGTTGTCGTTCGATTTTAACAATAGACCACGACGTTTTGTAGATGTAGAAACAGGAGAACATATAAACTTATATGCAGACAATGTTAAAGAAACATACGAGCATGCTGTAAAGACCTATTTCGATACGTTAAAGTTGAAGTGCGGGCAGTATCGTATAAAATACATTCAAGCCGATGTTAATGCGGGTTTTAATAAAATTCTAACTACATATTTAGTAGAACGTCAGAAGTTTGGATGA